One part of the Acidimicrobiales bacterium genome encodes these proteins:
- a CDS encoding ABC transporter permease, with product MTEFLTHIIQGVPIGCVYALMAVGLVLTYKTSGVFNLAYGAQAFVSGVVFYKLRVTSHWSVVPAAIVAIVVIGPLLSLLIGRGLFHYLRSSTALARLVTTLGLLIAIPAFVQVFVGQTPLQHPPGLAPGGHGGAFPWTNVPVYHFSQFYWDQNQVITIIATVVVAAGLTAMFRWTGVGLGMRAVAESHRMTELSGVNADRVSGVSWLLSGLLAGLTGVLMAPLFEQVIADFYFALLVAAIAACVFARLSSVPLAFAGGIGLGAIQELFSGYLPHSSVLFTGLRPSLPFVVLVVLLIALPGLARRRELADPLAGVDPPPPPPAAVDRPAWATVGTRMAGSGALIALVVLTLFVLNEVWVGRMTEGVIYSIIFLSITVVTGMAGQISLCQATFAATGAFTVGQLVHNQNMSVLLALVLGMLLSAAVGAIVAIPALRLAGIYVALATLAFALLFDNVLAPLSWVGHGSTPLTVARPVIGPFDFGYPLHDRSYFVLCLLFLGIAGGAVLLISKGTTGRYLNAIRGSERAASSIGINPVRAKITAFAVSGALAGLGGGLLASYRTAANPTDFVYLLGLFWVLIVVTIGSQSVFGAIAAGFSFALVPEIINSLGISNQLLWSEVLFGLGIITYVKYPEGIIEAQTRGAIRGVARLLGMGDHDRGEVRGALASTEEAS from the coding sequence ATGACCGAATTCCTGACCCACATCATCCAAGGCGTGCCGATCGGGTGCGTGTACGCGCTCATGGCTGTCGGCCTGGTGCTCACGTACAAGACCTCAGGCGTCTTCAACTTGGCGTACGGCGCGCAGGCGTTCGTGTCGGGCGTCGTGTTCTACAAGCTGCGGGTCACGTCGCACTGGTCGGTGGTGCCGGCCGCGATCGTGGCCATCGTGGTCATCGGTCCGCTGCTGAGCTTGCTCATCGGGCGCGGGTTGTTCCACTACCTGCGCAGCTCGACGGCACTCGCACGGCTGGTCACCACGTTGGGGCTGCTGATCGCCATCCCCGCGTTCGTGCAGGTGTTCGTGGGGCAGACGCCGCTCCAACACCCACCCGGCCTCGCACCCGGTGGCCACGGCGGCGCGTTCCCGTGGACCAACGTGCCCGTGTACCACTTCAGCCAGTTCTACTGGGACCAGAATCAGGTGATCACCATCATCGCCACCGTGGTGGTGGCGGCCGGGCTCACCGCCATGTTCCGGTGGACGGGCGTCGGCCTCGGGATGCGGGCCGTCGCCGAGAGCCACCGCATGACCGAGCTGAGCGGCGTGAACGCAGATCGGGTCTCGGGGGTGTCGTGGCTGCTTTCGGGGCTCCTCGCCGGCCTGACCGGCGTGTTGATGGCACCCCTGTTCGAGCAAGTGATCGCCGACTTCTACTTCGCCCTGCTGGTGGCCGCGATCGCAGCCTGCGTCTTTGCCCGCTTGTCGAGCGTGCCGCTGGCGTTCGCCGGCGGTATCGGGCTCGGCGCGATCCAAGAGCTCTTCTCGGGCTACCTGCCGCACAGCAGCGTGCTGTTCACGGGTCTGCGCCCGTCGCTCCCGTTCGTCGTGCTGGTGGTGCTGCTGATCGCGCTGCCCGGCCTCGCTCGCCGCCGTGAGCTGGCCGACCCCCTGGCCGGCGTCGATCCACCGCCACCCCCACCCGCGGCCGTCGACCGGCCGGCGTGGGCCACAGTCGGCACCCGCATGGCGGGCTCGGGCGCGCTGATCGCTCTGGTCGTGCTCACGTTGTTCGTGCTGAACGAGGTGTGGGTGGGTCGGATGACCGAAGGGGTGATCTACAGCATCATCTTCTTGTCGATCACCGTGGTCACCGGCATGGCCGGCCAGATCTCGTTGTGCCAGGCGACCTTCGCCGCGACCGGCGCGTTCACCGTCGGCCAACTCGTCCACAACCAGAACATGTCGGTGCTGTTGGCACTGGTGCTCGGCATGTTGCTGTCGGCAGCGGTGGGCGCGATCGTGGCGATCCCCGCGCTGCGCCTCGCGGGCATCTACGTCGCGCTGGCCACGCTGGCGTTCGCCTTGTTGTTCGACAACGTCCTCGCACCCTTGTCGTGGGTCGGCCACGGGTCCACGCCGCTGACGGTCGCACGCCCGGTCATCGGCCCGTTCGACTTCGGCTACCCGTTGCACGACCGCTCCTACTTCGTGCTGTGCCTGTTGTTCCTCGGCATCGCCGGTGGCGCAGTCCTGCTGATCAGCAAGGGCACCACTGGTCGATACCTCAACGCCATCCGCGGCAGCGAACGCGCCGCCTCGTCGATCGGCATCAACCCGGTCCGCGCCAAGATCACCGCGTTCGCCGTGTCCGGCGCCCTGGCCGGCCTCGGCGGTGGGCTGCTGGCCAGCTACCGCACCGCGGCGAACCCAACCGACTTCGTCTATCTGCTCGGCCTGTTCTGGGTGCTCATCGTGGTCACGATCGGGTCCCAGTCGGTGTTCGGTGCCATCGCCGCGGGCTTCTCGTTCGCGCTCGTGCCCGAGATCATCAACTCGCTCGGCATCTCGAACCAGTTGCTGTGGAGCGAGGTGCTGTTCGGCCTCGGCATCATCACGTACGTGAAGTACCCCGAGGGGATCATCGAGGCCCAGACACGCGGCGCCATCCGGGGCGTGGCCCGGCTCCTCGGCATGGGCGACCACGATCGTGGCGAGGTGCGCGGTGCGCTCGCGTCGACCGAGGAAGCATCGTGA
- a CDS encoding ABC transporter substrate-binding protein: MRLRPWRTAGTILLAGLLVGLPAACSNSKSNTSTSTKPGQTCQSPNERQGVSATEIRIGGMASKTNPLGFDYSQAWSGAEAYFDMVNSKGGVFGRKLNLVDKEDDQALNNTQATQRLITQANVFAVAPVASLLFTGGNLLAQNCIPTFGWNINPQWSSGPSLFGDKGSNLNFKAPSTGAAWLTKKLGKKKVAILAYNIDESKQCATGITNTYKHFPVAKVAFTDSAVPYPVTDLSGDVSAMKRAGVDIVAACVDVNGMGAIAREMRKQNFNATMYLPDGYYDQIKTDPNFNGSYVLTFFTPLETKNPPPGLRDFLTWMKKRNAPVSEISLSGWISADMLVTGIKAAGKDFTRSKVVAALNGMTDYSANGILPPIDWTIAHTDKWNPGCAAYSVVRNGKFVPQFAKDGKPFLCFPSNLPAGQPPEPSYKS, from the coding sequence ATGCGTCTGCGTCCATGGCGAACTGCCGGCACGATCCTGCTCGCCGGGCTGCTCGTCGGCCTGCCGGCCGCATGCAGCAACTCGAAGTCGAACACGTCGACGTCGACCAAACCCGGCCAGACGTGCCAGAGCCCCAATGAACGACAAGGTGTCAGCGCCACGGAGATCCGCATCGGCGGCATGGCGTCCAAGACCAACCCGCTGGGCTTCGACTACAGCCAAGCGTGGTCGGGCGCCGAGGCCTACTTCGACATGGTCAACTCGAAAGGCGGCGTGTTCGGGCGCAAGCTGAACCTCGTCGACAAGGAAGACGACCAGGCCCTCAACAACACGCAAGCCACCCAACGCCTCATCACCCAAGCCAACGTGTTCGCAGTGGCACCGGTGGCCTCGCTGCTGTTCACGGGCGGCAACTTGCTCGCCCAGAACTGCATCCCCACCTTCGGCTGGAACATCAACCCGCAGTGGTCGTCGGGCCCGAGCCTGTTCGGTGACAAGGGCTCGAACTTGAACTTCAAAGCGCCCAGCACCGGCGCGGCCTGGCTCACCAAGAAGCTCGGCAAGAAGAAGGTCGCGATCCTCGCGTACAACATCGACGAGTCAAAGCAGTGCGCGACCGGTATCACGAACACGTACAAGCACTTCCCGGTGGCCAAGGTGGCCTTCACGGACTCCGCAGTCCCGTACCCCGTCACCGATCTCAGCGGCGACGTCTCGGCCATGAAGCGCGCAGGGGTCGACATCGTGGCCGCTTGCGTCGACGTCAACGGGATGGGCGCCATCGCGCGCGAGATGCGCAAGCAGAACTTCAACGCCACGATGTACCTGCCCGACGGCTACTACGACCAGATCAAGACCGACCCCAACTTCAACGGCTCCTACGTGCTCACGTTCTTCACGCCCCTCGAGACGAAGAACCCGCCCCCCGGGCTGCGCGACTTCCTCACGTGGATGAAGAAGCGCAACGCGCCGGTCAGCGAAATCTCACTGTCGGGCTGGATCTCCGCGGACATGTTGGTCACCGGCATCAAGGCCGCCGGCAAGGACTTCACCCGCTCGAAGGTGGTCGCCGCGCTGAACGGGATGACCGACTACTCGGCAAACGGGATCCTCCCACCCATCGACTGGACCATCGCCCACACCGACAAGTGGAACCCCGGGTGCGCGGCGTACTCCGTCGTGCGGAACGGGAAGTTCGTCCCCCAGTTCGCCAAGGACGGCAAGCCGTTCCTCTGCTTCCCCTCCAACCTCCCGGCCGGCCAACCACCGGAGCCGTCCTACAAGTCGTGA